In Dromiciops gliroides isolate mDroGli1 chromosome 4, mDroGli1.pri, whole genome shotgun sequence, one DNA window encodes the following:
- the DLL1 gene encoding delta-like protein 1 isoform X2, whose translation MKGTFSLIIEALHTDSPDDLTTENPDRLISRLATQRHLTVGEEWSQDLHSSSRSDLKYSYRFVCDEHYYGEGCSVFCRPRDDAFGHFTCGERGEKVCNPGWKGQYCTEPICLPGCDEQHGFCDKPGECKCRVGWQGRYCDECIRYPGCLHGTCQQPWQCNCQEGWGGLFCNQDLNYCTHHKPCKNGATCTNTGQGSYTCSCRPGYTGANCETEINECDTNPCKNGGSCTDLENSYSCTCPPGFYGKNCELSAMTCADGPCFNGGRCTDNPDGGYACHCPVGYSGFNCEKKIDYCSSSPCSNGAQCVDLGNSYLCQCQAGFTGRHCDNNMDDCASFPCVNGGTCQDGVNDYSCTCPPGYTGKNCSAPVSKCEHGPCHNGATCHERNHRYVCECARGYGGLNCQFLLPEPPQPPVVVVPDKFIEGQNGQFPWIAVCAGIILVLMLLLGCAAVVVCVRLKLQKRQPPADTCRGETETMNNLANCQREKDISVSVIGAAQIKNTNKKADFHGENNSDKNGFKTRYPTVDYNLVHDVKNEDPSREEHSKCEAKYETHDPGLEDKSSTPLKGGDASERKRPESVYSTSKDTKYQSVYVISEEKDECIIATEV comes from the exons ATGAAG gGCACTTTCTCACTTATTATTGAAGCTCTGCACACAGATTCACCAGATGATCTCACTACAG AAAACCCTGATCGACTGATTAGCCGACTGGCCACACAGCGGCACCTGACGGTGGGGGAGGAGTGGTCTCAGGACCTGCACAGTAGCAGTCGGTCTGACCTCAAGTACTCCTACCGATTTGTCTGTGATGAGCACTACTATGGTGAGGGCTGCTCAGTCTTCTGCAGACCCAGGGATGATGCCTTTGGCCACTTCACCTGTGGGGAGCGAGGAGAGAAGGTCTGCAACCCTGGTTGGAAAGGCCAGTACTGCACTGAAC CAATCTGCTTGCCAGGATGTGATGAGCAACATGGATTCTGTGACAAGCCTGGAGAATGCAA gtgTAGAGTTGGCTGGCAGGGTCGGTACTGTGATGAGTGTATCAGATACCCTGGCTGCCTCCATGGGACATGTCAACAGCCTTGGCAGTGTAATTGCCAGGAAGGCTGGGGAGGTCTTTTCTGTAACCAAG ACCTTAACTACTGCACTCATCACAAGCCTTGCAAGAATGGAGCCACTTGCACCAACACTGGTCAAGGAAGCTACACTTGCTCTTGCCGTCCAGGATATACTGGCGCCAACTGTGAGACTGAGATAAATGAATGTGATACCAACCCTTGCAAAAATGGAGGAAGCTGCACA GATCTTGAAAACAGTTATTCCTGTACTTGTCCACCTGGCTTCTATGGTAAGAATTGTGAGCTGAGCGCTATGACCTGTGCTGATGGCCCATGCTTCAATGGAGGCCGATGCACGGATAACCCTGATGGAGGATATGCCTGTCACTGCCCAGTGGGTTACTCTGGCTTTAACTGTGAAAAGAAAATTGACTACTGCAGCTCCTCCCCTTGTTCCAATG GAGCCCAGTGTGTCGATCTTGGGAATTCTTACCTATGCCAATGCCAGGCTGGTTTCACAGGGAGACATTGTGACAACAACATGGACGATTGTGCTTCCTTCCCTTGTGTGAACGGGGGTACCTGCCAAGATGGGGTAAATGACTACTCTTGCACGTGTCCTCCAGGATACACAGGGAAAAACTGCAGCGCCCCTGTCAGTAAATGCGAACACGGTCCCTGTCACAATGGGGCAACCTGCCACGAGAGAAACCACCGCTATGTGTGCGAGTGTGCCAGGGGCTACGGAGGACTCAACTGTCAGTTCTTGCTCCCTGAGCCTCCCCAGCCTCCTGTGGTGGTGGTCCCAGACAAATTCATAGAAGGCCAGAACGGGCAATTCCCTTGGATTGCTGTGTGTGCTGGCATCATCCTTGTCCTCATGCTACTGTTGGGGTGTGCCGCTGTGGTGGTCTGCGTGCGGCTGAAGCTCCAGAAACGGCAGCCTCCGGCGGACACGTGCCGGGGAGAGACTGAAACCATGAACAATCTGGCCAACTGTCAGCGGGAAAAGGACATTTCAGTTAGCGTCATTGGTGCTGCGCAAATCAAGAACACCAACAAGAAAGCGGATTTCCACGGGGAAAACAACTCGGATAAAAATGGCTTCAAGACTCGCTATCCAACAGTGGATTATAATTTGGTACATGATGTCAAGAATGAAGACCCTTCCAGGGAGGAGCACAGCAAGTGTGAAGCCAAGTATGAGACCCATGACCCTGGATTGGAGGACAAGAGTAGCACGCCTCTCAAAGG TGGTGACGCATCAGAACGGAAAAGGCCAGAATCTGTATACTCCACTTCTAAAGATACAAAGTACCAGTCAGTTTATGTCATatcagaagaaaaagatgaatgcaTCATAGCAACAGAG gtgtaa
- the DLL1 gene encoding delta-like protein 1 isoform X1, with product MGRQSMLTFAVFSALLCQVWSSGVFELKLQEFVNKKGLLGNRNCCRGGSGGGSSSAASGSGLLQCDCKTFFRVCLKHYQASVSPEPPCTYGSAVTPVLGANSFSVPDSTGNADPAFSNPIRFPFGFTWPGTFSLIIEALHTDSPDDLTTENPDRLISRLATQRHLTVGEEWSQDLHSSSRSDLKYSYRFVCDEHYYGEGCSVFCRPRDDAFGHFTCGERGEKVCNPGWKGQYCTEPICLPGCDEQHGFCDKPGECKCRVGWQGRYCDECIRYPGCLHGTCQQPWQCNCQEGWGGLFCNQDLNYCTHHKPCKNGATCTNTGQGSYTCSCRPGYTGANCETEINECDTNPCKNGGSCTDLENSYSCTCPPGFYGKNCELSAMTCADGPCFNGGRCTDNPDGGYACHCPVGYSGFNCEKKIDYCSSSPCSNGAQCVDLGNSYLCQCQAGFTGRHCDNNMDDCASFPCVNGGTCQDGVNDYSCTCPPGYTGKNCSAPVSKCEHGPCHNGATCHERNHRYVCECARGYGGLNCQFLLPEPPQPPVVVVPDKFIEGQNGQFPWIAVCAGIILVLMLLLGCAAVVVCVRLKLQKRQPPADTCRGETETMNNLANCQREKDISVSVIGAAQIKNTNKKADFHGENNSDKNGFKTRYPTVDYNLVHDVKNEDPSREEHSKCEAKYETHDPGLEDKSSTPLKGGDASERKRPESVYSTSKDTKYQSVYVISEEKDECIIATEV from the exons ATGGGACGTCAGTCCATGCTGACCTTTGCAGTCTTTTCCGCGCTGCTTTGCCAG GTTTGGAGTTCCGGGGTGTTTGAGCTGAAGCTTCAAGAGTTTGTCAATAAGAAGGGGCTCTTGGGGAACCGCAACTGCTGTCGCGGGGGCAGCGGGGGAGGCAGCTCGAGCGCCGCTTCTGGCTCCGGGCTGCTGCAGTGCGATTGCAAGACTTTCTTCCGTGTGTGCCTAAAACACTACCAGGCCAGCGTGTCCCCCGAGCCTCCCTGCACCTATGGTAGCGCGGTCACCCCGGTGCTAGGGGCCAACTCCTTCAGTGTCCCCGACAGCACCGGCAACGCAGATCCTGCCTTTAGCAACCCAATCCGCTTCCCTTTCGGCTTCACCTGGCCA gGCACTTTCTCACTTATTATTGAAGCTCTGCACACAGATTCACCAGATGATCTCACTACAG AAAACCCTGATCGACTGATTAGCCGACTGGCCACACAGCGGCACCTGACGGTGGGGGAGGAGTGGTCTCAGGACCTGCACAGTAGCAGTCGGTCTGACCTCAAGTACTCCTACCGATTTGTCTGTGATGAGCACTACTATGGTGAGGGCTGCTCAGTCTTCTGCAGACCCAGGGATGATGCCTTTGGCCACTTCACCTGTGGGGAGCGAGGAGAGAAGGTCTGCAACCCTGGTTGGAAAGGCCAGTACTGCACTGAAC CAATCTGCTTGCCAGGATGTGATGAGCAACATGGATTCTGTGACAAGCCTGGAGAATGCAA gtgTAGAGTTGGCTGGCAGGGTCGGTACTGTGATGAGTGTATCAGATACCCTGGCTGCCTCCATGGGACATGTCAACAGCCTTGGCAGTGTAATTGCCAGGAAGGCTGGGGAGGTCTTTTCTGTAACCAAG ACCTTAACTACTGCACTCATCACAAGCCTTGCAAGAATGGAGCCACTTGCACCAACACTGGTCAAGGAAGCTACACTTGCTCTTGCCGTCCAGGATATACTGGCGCCAACTGTGAGACTGAGATAAATGAATGTGATACCAACCCTTGCAAAAATGGAGGAAGCTGCACA GATCTTGAAAACAGTTATTCCTGTACTTGTCCACCTGGCTTCTATGGTAAGAATTGTGAGCTGAGCGCTATGACCTGTGCTGATGGCCCATGCTTCAATGGAGGCCGATGCACGGATAACCCTGATGGAGGATATGCCTGTCACTGCCCAGTGGGTTACTCTGGCTTTAACTGTGAAAAGAAAATTGACTACTGCAGCTCCTCCCCTTGTTCCAATG GAGCCCAGTGTGTCGATCTTGGGAATTCTTACCTATGCCAATGCCAGGCTGGTTTCACAGGGAGACATTGTGACAACAACATGGACGATTGTGCTTCCTTCCCTTGTGTGAACGGGGGTACCTGCCAAGATGGGGTAAATGACTACTCTTGCACGTGTCCTCCAGGATACACAGGGAAAAACTGCAGCGCCCCTGTCAGTAAATGCGAACACGGTCCCTGTCACAATGGGGCAACCTGCCACGAGAGAAACCACCGCTATGTGTGCGAGTGTGCCAGGGGCTACGGAGGACTCAACTGTCAGTTCTTGCTCCCTGAGCCTCCCCAGCCTCCTGTGGTGGTGGTCCCAGACAAATTCATAGAAGGCCAGAACGGGCAATTCCCTTGGATTGCTGTGTGTGCTGGCATCATCCTTGTCCTCATGCTACTGTTGGGGTGTGCCGCTGTGGTGGTCTGCGTGCGGCTGAAGCTCCAGAAACGGCAGCCTCCGGCGGACACGTGCCGGGGAGAGACTGAAACCATGAACAATCTGGCCAACTGTCAGCGGGAAAAGGACATTTCAGTTAGCGTCATTGGTGCTGCGCAAATCAAGAACACCAACAAGAAAGCGGATTTCCACGGGGAAAACAACTCGGATAAAAATGGCTTCAAGACTCGCTATCCAACAGTGGATTATAATTTGGTACATGATGTCAAGAATGAAGACCCTTCCAGGGAGGAGCACAGCAAGTGTGAAGCCAAGTATGAGACCCATGACCCTGGATTGGAGGACAAGAGTAGCACGCCTCTCAAAGG TGGTGACGCATCAGAACGGAAAAGGCCAGAATCTGTATACTCCACTTCTAAAGATACAAAGTACCAGTCAGTTTATGTCATatcagaagaaaaagatgaatgcaTCATAGCAACAGAG gtgtaa